In a single window of the Chondrocystis sp. NIES-4102 genome:
- a CDS encoding putative transcriptional activator TenA codes for MNFAARAWKNIDNIYNSILTMEFIQELQKGSLSPNLFQQYIIQDAIYLGEFSRTLAIISAKAPTPELQLQFARNSQDALVVERSLHEEFFAEFNISAKVALASQPSPTCLNYTNFLLATAYQYSFAVGVAAVVPCFWIYLEVGKYIYQHCENQVNPYQKWIDTYIDPDFETAVQEVIRVANSMAIKVGAEELELMNQVFYRASQFEWMFWDSAYNLETWKI; via the coding sequence ATGAATTTTGCCGCTCGCGCCTGGAAAAATATCGATAATATCTATAATTCAATCCTGACAATGGAGTTTATCCAAGAACTTCAAAAAGGTTCACTATCTCCAAACCTATTTCAACAGTACATTATCCAAGATGCAATTTATTTGGGTGAATTTTCCCGTACCTTAGCGATCATTTCGGCTAAAGCACCCACTCCAGAGCTACAGTTGCAGTTTGCCCGTAACTCCCAGGATGCCCTTGTGGTTGAGCGAAGTTTGCATGAGGAGTTTTTTGCGGAATTTAATATTTCTGCCAAGGTTGCATTAGCTAGTCAGCCTTCTCCTACCTGTTTAAATTACACTAACTTTTTATTAGCTACAGCTTATCAATATAGCTTTGCGGTGGGTGTGGCTGCGGTTGTCCCTTGTTTTTGGATTTATCTTGAGGTTGGTAAATATATCTATCAGCATTGTGAAAATCAAGTTAATCCCTATCAAAAATGGATAGACACCTATATAGATCCAGATTTTGAAACTGCTGTGCAAGAAGTAATTAGAGTAGCCAATTCAATGGCAATCAAAGTAGGTGCGGAAGAATTAGAATTAATGAATCAAGTGTTTTACCGTGCTTCTCAGTTTGAGTGGATGTTTTGGGATAGTGCTTACAATTTAGAAACATGGAAAATTTAG
- a CDS encoding Na+ dependent nucleoside transporter-like protein translates to MIPNLSERTTIIATYALCGFSNIGSIGIQIGGISVIAPSRQQDLAILGLRSMIAGMACFMTACVTGMLL, encoded by the coding sequence ATGATTCCCAATCTCTCCGAAAGAACCACAATAATCGCTACATATGCCTTGTGCGGTTTTTCAAATATCGGTTCAATTGGCATTCAAATTGGAGGAATTAGCGTCATCGCTCCTTCTCGACAGCAGGATTTAGCCATATTAGGTTTAAGATCAATGATCGCTGGTATGGCTTGTTTTATGACAGCTTGTGTCACGGGAATGTTATTGTGA
- a CDS encoding Na+-dependent nucleoside transporter — translation MGLILFQFIGDRTRQFLDFSDAGAKFVFGEGFEEHLIAFKVLPTIIFFSSFISLLYYHQILPKVVGGLGWIMMRILKTSGAESLSCAANIFVGQTQAPLLIKPYLSNLTMSELHAVMTGGFATIAGGVMSAYIAFRIPAEHLIAASVMAKIFYSETAKPQTYGKLKLEIPQVYTNSIDAITTGALDGLKLALNLGAMLIAFLALLALVNTVLGWLGGQLGFPQLSL, via the coding sequence GTGGGCTTAATCCTATTTCAATTTATCGGCGATCGCACGCGCCAATTTCTCGATTTTTCTGATGCAGGAGCAAAATTTGTCTTTGGGGAGGGATTTGAGGAACATCTCATTGCTTTTAAGGTTTTACCAACGATTATCTTTTTTTCTTCCTTTATTTCTCTACTTTACTATCATCAAATTTTACCCAAAGTCGTCGGTGGCTTAGGTTGGATCATGATGCGCATTCTGAAAACATCAGGTGCAGAATCTCTCAGTTGTGCTGCTAATATTTTCGTCGGACAAACGCAAGCACCGTTATTAATTAAACCCTATTTAAGCAATCTAACCATGTCGGAACTTCATGCTGTGATGACTGGAGGATTTGCCACCATTGCAGGCGGTGTTATGTCTGCCTATATTGCCTTTAGGATACCAGCAGAACATCTCATTGCAGCTTCAGTAATGGCGAAAATTTTTTATTCCGAAACAGCAAAACCCCAAACCTACGGTAAACTAAAACTTGAAATCCCCCAGGTTTATACCAATAGCATCGATGCGATTACTACAGGTGCGTTGGACGGTTTAAAATTAGCCTTAAATCTTGGAGCAATGTTAATTGCCTTTTTAGCGTTATTGGCTTTGGTTAATACGGTTTTGGGTTGGTTAGGAGGACAATTAGGATTTCCACAGCTATCTTTATAA
- a CDS encoding inositol monophosphatase family protein encodes MTQQLQIFLDVATESVLAAGAILKDRWGKLNNIQEKGRPGDLVTEADKLAEAAVLEVLHRHLPEHQILAEESGSLGNADSQYLWAIDPLDGTTNYAHGLPIAATSVGLIIDGVPSVGAVYNPFTNELFRAAVGLGATCNRIPIRVSQTQELAKSLLVTGFAYDRRETTDNNYAEFCHLTHLTQGVRRLGCASFDLAAVACGRLDGYWERGIQPWDMAAGIVILQEAGGKVTAYDGSPLDINSGRILATNGLIHQSLSEALLATPALSSWKS; translated from the coding sequence ATGACTCAACAACTACAAATATTTTTAGATGTCGCTACTGAATCAGTGCTAGCTGCGGGGGCAATTTTAAAGGATCGCTGGGGTAAATTAAATAATATTCAAGAAAAAGGTCGTCCTGGAGATTTGGTTACAGAGGCAGATAAATTGGCGGAAGCAGCAGTATTAGAAGTTCTTCATCGACACTTACCAGAACATCAAATCTTAGCTGAAGAGTCGGGAAGTTTAGGTAATGCAGATAGTCAATATCTTTGGGCGATCGATCCTTTGGATGGTACAACTAATTATGCTCATGGGCTACCGATCGCAGCTACTTCTGTAGGGTTAATCATTGATGGTGTTCCCTCCGTAGGGGCGGTTTATAATCCCTTTACTAACGAACTATTTCGCGCTGCTGTTGGGTTGGGGGCAACTTGTAATCGTATTCCTATTCGCGTTTCTCAAACTCAGGAATTAGCTAAAAGTTTATTGGTTACTGGTTTTGCTTACGATCGCCGTGAAACAACAGATAATAATTATGCAGAGTTTTGTCATCTAACTCACCTTACCCAAGGAGTTCGTCGTCTTGGTTGTGCTTCCTTTGATTTGGCAGCAGTTGCTTGTGGGAGATTGGATGGTTATTGGGAAAGGGGTATTCAACCTTGGGATATGGCAGCAGGAATTGTGATTTTACAAGAAGCAGGCGGTAAAGTCACAGCCTATGATGGTAGTCCTCTTGATATTAATTCAGGGCGAATTCTGGCAACTAATGGTTTAATTCACCAGAGTTTAAGTGAGGCTTTACTAGCAACTCCTGCCCTTTCTAGTTGGAAATCTTAA
- a CDS encoding nuclease, SNase-like protein encodes MNKIKAIIICCCVICLFSCSSQSSQLDSISGTVTKVISGQTVEVILTNSTQTSQVVKVRIIGIDAPDLRQSPWGKAAKQRLSELVMNQPIKLTLQTLNTDRYQRLNAHLWVLDTLVSQQLVKEGCVLANTGYDHTYSKLLIDSQEYARLMGYGIWNPQNPMRYPPNQFRLNNKN; translated from the coding sequence ATGAACAAAATAAAAGCAATAATTATCTGCTGTTGTGTAATTTGCCTCTTTAGCTGTAGTTCTCAATCAAGTCAGCTAGACTCTATTTCTGGTACAGTTACAAAAGTTATCAGTGGTCAGACTGTAGAAGTGATTTTGACAAACTCGACTCAAACATCCCAAGTTGTAAAAGTCAGGATCATTGGTATTGATGCGCCAGATTTACGTCAATCTCCTTGGGGAAAAGCAGCCAAACAAAGATTGAGTGAATTAGTTATGAATCAGCCCATCAAACTAACCCTACAAACCCTAAATACTGATCGCTATCAGCGTCTTAATGCTCATCTATGGGTGTTGGATACCCTAGTAAGTCAACAACTAGTTAAGGAAGGTTGTGTTTTGGCAAACACGGGTTACGACCATACCTATAGTAAGCTGCTAATAGATAGTCAGGAATATGCTCGCTTAATGGGTTATGGAATCTGGAATCCTCAAAATCCCATGCGCTATCCTCCTAATCAATTTCGTTTAAACAATAAAAATTAA
- a CDS encoding 2Fe-2S ferredoxin gives MSKIHIVKVCDRTTNKQYIVEVPEDQYILQTAEQQDAKLPFLCRNGACTSCAVKVISGELYQPEAMGLSPKLKDQGYALLCVSYPRSDLEVETQEEDEVYQMQFGRYFARGRVRFGLPLDED, from the coding sequence ATGAGTAAAATCCATATTGTTAAGGTTTGCGATCGCACTACAAATAAACAATATATTGTCGAAGTTCCTGAAGATCAGTATATTTTGCAAACTGCAGAACAACAAGACGCTAAATTACCCTTCCTCTGTCGTAACGGTGCTTGTACTAGTTGTGCGGTTAAGGTTATTTCTGGAGAATTATACCAACCAGAAGCAATGGGGTTATCTCCTAAGTTAAAAGATCAGGGTTATGCTTTGCTTTGTGTCAGCTACCCTCGTTCAGATTTGGAAGTGGAAACTCAAGAGGAAGACGAAGTATATCAAATGCAATTTGGTCGTTATTTTGCTAGGGGTAGAGTGCGCTTTGGCTTGCCTTTAGATGAGGATTAA
- a CDS encoding DnaJ domain protein, translated as MNQKSITANPYDVLEVSPEASNKEITLAFTMAMKRRKYPPDAIALARKSLMNPEERIIADYLRPVIPPVKRFRRSDFSVLNTPAPKLEFLSEFNGLDNAIADLKQVSEIDQRLGTMLF; from the coding sequence ATGAATCAAAAATCAATCACAGCTAATCCCTATGATGTTTTAGAGGTTTCACCTGAAGCATCTAATAAAGAAATTACTTTAGCCTTTACAATGGCAATGAAGCGTCGTAAATATCCTCCTGATGCGATCGCTCTAGCTCGTAAAAGTCTAATGAATCCTGAAGAGAGAATCATTGCAGATTATTTGCGTCCTGTAATCCCTCCAGTTAAACGTTTTCGGCGCAGCGACTTTTCTGTTTTAAATACCCCTGCACCAAAACTAGAATTTTTATCAGAATTTAATGGTTTAGATAATGCGATCGCCGATCTTAAGCAGGTTTCTGAAATTGATCAAAGATTGGGAACAATGCTCTTTTGA
- a CDS encoding peptidase M, neutral zinc metallopeptidase, zinc-binding site encodes MLLLLLLIFLGLGIYIFLQSQKLKKAQNLYLQAIKLEKKDINNPDDLEQLNQALTLYKQCSQLTNNSEYIKAANRCQKQIDKIFEFEDLVSKGRKRIEYKYFKGALDNFTQAQKLFVTEELEAEIFECQESIKQQENYERGLKESIQIAKTGRFQEAIDLLEPIINEFYCEDGQKVLSKLKQIRLAKELYKSGLIAESDHKFYDAFTLYQQALNLLPEFIECQIRIGIISVQHSPQQTITYLKEIKGEQAAYIRGFAHAQLGNWQQANREWRSIDNDIINSQREIIISLAERERTIQIKTIESAIDHHKIDEAKRLSLEFINKFGLEPIVQKNLENHIQPFLERQIWESENWQEIAVKTERNWLEQQDTNSLHNWAIATYHQAQINPDKLADFIIAWSTALANIEHNPRLQNVPWLGSNDIDIKEVSSKLKQIIEKTIDLVKDNNIEEYLILRDIYRREMVALSLMQQSHCGMTIKQQLFILAGCYHRFRDYFPAIKFPAEVWGSLYTDWGKAVAACHEGDTARAINIKPSRNPSSEAERFAYNFVSYHEGCYYLQNLKWRKAIKPLRYAYDEIKAKLDWRKEIDRLCQLQREEINDFDEHLQFSKFWYELIASQAARSNFAECKARKVAQKIADEEISIQQGLKELKEIQNIDPNNPYTLDLVEKAETIQEEENIKHLIRQDRFEEAVRQAKKSHHESIRFMVAEICIDILLTGAKNNSLPVDLMLKLGNWAYELCPREPAFQEIYSSLRIYR; translated from the coding sequence ATGCTACTTTTACTTTTACTCATTTTCCTAGGATTAGGTATTTATATTTTTTTACAGTCTCAAAAGCTTAAAAAAGCTCAAAATTTATATCTGCAAGCCATAAAATTAGAAAAAAAAGATATTAATAATCCTGATGATCTAGAACAACTTAACCAAGCTCTCACATTATATAAACAATGTAGCCAATTAACTAATAATTCTGAGTATATTAAAGCTGCTAATCGATGTCAGAAGCAAATAGACAAGATCTTTGAATTTGAAGATTTAGTATCTAAAGGTAGAAAAAGAATTGAGTACAAATATTTTAAAGGAGCATTAGATAATTTTACCCAAGCCCAAAAACTTTTTGTTACTGAGGAACTAGAAGCTGAAATATTTGAATGCCAGGAAAGTATTAAGCAGCAAGAAAATTATGAAAGAGGGTTAAAAGAATCTATTCAAATAGCTAAAACAGGTAGATTTCAAGAAGCAATTGACTTGCTTGAACCTATAATAAATGAATTTTATTGTGAAGATGGACAAAAGGTATTAAGTAAATTAAAACAAATAAGATTAGCAAAAGAATTATATAAATCTGGATTAATTGCAGAAAGTGATCATAAATTTTATGACGCATTTACTCTGTATCAGCAAGCATTAAACTTATTACCAGAATTTATTGAGTGCCAAATTAGAATTGGTATTATTAGTGTTCAACATAGCCCCCAACAAACAATTACTTATCTTAAAGAGATCAAGGGAGAGCAAGCAGCCTATATTCGGGGTTTTGCTCATGCTCAACTTGGAAATTGGCAGCAAGCTAATCGTGAATGGCGTTCTATTGATAATGATATTATTAATTCTCAACGTGAAATTATTATAAGTTTAGCAGAACGCGAGCGCACTATACAGATTAAAACAATTGAGTCAGCAATTGATCATCATAAAATCGACGAAGCTAAAAGACTTAGTTTAGAATTTATCAATAAATTTGGTTTAGAACCCATAGTACAAAAAAACTTAGAAAATCATATTCAACCTTTTTTAGAACGTCAGATCTGGGAGTCTGAAAATTGGCAAGAAATAGCTGTAAAAACAGAACGAAATTGGTTAGAACAACAAGATACTAATTCTTTACATAACTGGGCTATTGCCACTTATCATCAAGCTCAAATTAATCCTGATAAGTTAGCTGATTTTATCATCGCTTGGTCAACAGCTTTAGCAAATATCGAACATAATCCTAGACTACAAAATGTTCCCTGGTTGGGAAGTAATGATATAGATATAAAAGAGGTTTCTAGCAAACTGAAGCAAATAATAGAAAAGACAATTGATCTAGTAAAAGATAACAATATTGAGGAATATTTAATATTACGGGATATCTATCGTCGAGAAATGGTGGCATTATCTTTAATGCAGCAAAGTCATTGTGGGATGACAATTAAGCAGCAATTGTTTATTCTTGCTGGTTGCTATCACCGCTTCCGTGATTATTTTCCTGCAATAAAATTCCCTGCTGAAGTTTGGGGTTCATTATATACAGATTGGGGAAAAGCCGTTGCAGCTTGTCACGAAGGAGATACAGCCCGTGCTATTAATATTAAACCTAGCAGAAATCCATCTTCTGAAGCAGAACGCTTTGCCTATAATTTTGTTTCCTATCACGAAGGTTGTTATTATCTTCAAAATCTAAAATGGCGTAAAGCAATTAAGCCTCTTAGGTATGCTTATGATGAAATCAAAGCTAAGTTGGACTGGCGCAAGGAAATAGATAGACTTTGTCAATTGCAGCGTGAAGAAATAAATGATTTTGACGAACATCTACAATTTAGTAAATTCTGGTATGAACTTATAGCTAGTCAAGCAGCCAGAAGCAATTTTGCTGAGTGTAAAGCCAGAAAAGTTGCTCAAAAAATAGCAGATGAAGAAATTAGTATTCAGCAAGGATTAAAAGAACTAAAAGAAATTCAAAATATCGATCCAAACAATCCTTATACACTCGATTTAGTTGAGAAAGCCGAAACAATTCAAGAAGAGGAAAATATTAAGCATTTAATCAGGCAAGATCGATTTGAAGAAGCTGTTAGACAAGCCAAAAAATCGCATCATGAATCAATCCGCTTTATGGTTGCCGAAATTTGTATAGATATATTACTCACAGGAGCGAAAAATAATAGTTTACCCGTTGATTTAATGCTCAAACTCGGAAACTGGGCTTACGAACTTTGTCCACGTGAGCCAGCATTTCAAGAGATTTACAGCAGTTTAAGAATATACCGTTAG